One Doryrhamphus excisus isolate RoL2022-K1 chromosome 17, RoL_Dexc_1.0, whole genome shotgun sequence genomic region harbors:
- the LOC131105213 gene encoding cholecystokinin-like has protein sequence MNVIIYLVVFLAAVSRVSLSLPSQSIPHRSDGTVVVSDDHTSNRTRQTRSADPPSRQLGDSNQAQEDMEALNTLKLLLARLISRKGMPYQSRSSITSRAVGPAPQHRISDRDYEGWLDFGRRSAEEYQYS, from the exons ATGAATGTCATTATCTACCTGGTGGTTTTCCTGGCTGCTGTGTCCAGGGTCTCGCTGAGTCTGCCCTCACAGTCCATT CCCCACAGATCTGATGGTACGGTGGTGGTGTCAGACGACCACACGAGTAACCGCACACGCCAAACCCGCTCCGCCGATCCTCCTTCCAGGCAGCTCGGCGACTCCAACCAAGCCCAGGAGGACATGGAGGCTCTAAACACCCTGAAACTGCTCCTGGCCAGACTCATCTCCAGGAAAG GCATGCCCTACCAAAGCAGATCGTCCATCACCAGCAGAGCCGTCGGTCCCGCCCCCCAGCACAGGATAAGCGACAGAGATTACGAGGGATGGTTGGACTTTGGAAGACGCAGCGCAGAGGAGTACCAGTACTCCTAA